From Erigeron canadensis isolate Cc75 chromosome 5, C_canadensis_v1, whole genome shotgun sequence:
tactatataaaacaaactgccattcccctttaagtaattaagaacctgaaatgaccatattactcttcttatttattcactaatttaaacatctttaccaatatacctataatacccttaataaaataaactacaacatagatgtttcaatccttaaataaccatattaacccttaccgccgtacatcatcgccacaattgccgcagccacacctttgtcgttaccaccattaccgctgcatcgcgcgggtaccccGTCTCGTTCTTAATAAGtggaacctatttagttttcatcTGTTAAAAGGATCTCATTTTCATAAATTTCGCAATAAAGAAAATATCGTTAGTTTTAAACGTCGACCTCCATTATATATTTCACTAGACTCATGAGTCATCCAATAACACCCTCTAATCACTTTTCTGTATATACAAGAACTTACGGTCCAGATTTTAACCAACACCAAGAACACCCTCTAATCACTTTTCTGTATCCCCGTTTCTTCTTTTCCCCCTGTTCTATTTTCCCCCCAAAACctatgaaccctaatttttccCTTCTCAAATTCGAACGATTTCTTATGAATTAAACACAATTAAATGTCTAACGTATATGGAGAAGGTGTTTCTCGTTGCTACTATGGTGATGTAGCAACAAGATTTGTTGATTCCATGGAGCGTCGATGGAACAATTATATAGTAGCTACAGTCATTGATGACGACGTAAAATTTATAAGAATATCAGTACACAAACATTATCATTCAACATTCAcaaatttataacaaaaacaataataaaaatctaGTTGCGTTTTTCTTCATCTACGTTGGTGGTAGTCGAGAAAAAGTCCAAGAAAAATCGGGATGCTCAACTTTAGATTAAAGGAGGATGGTGGTTGCGGTGTTTTTGATCGGTAGTCATGACGCGTTGATACGTAATTGGTGGGTCAGTGGACAGTGGTATACATAGGAAATTTGATGGTGCAAgtggttttatacttttattatttgagCAGCAaccattttaattaaaaagagaatgaaTAATGAAGGGATTAATTAcgggaagaccaacgtacttttctatttgtacacggttgcccattatacttttttattgataaggtttacccacatacttttcttttttgtacacggttgaccaatattaccgactatcacagATAAACtggtcaactttgggtcaaccgtgtacaaaaaaaaatatgtgggtaaaccttatcaataaaaaaagtataatgggcaactgtgtacaaatgagaaagtacgtcggtcttctcgtgattaatccaattttaatcaacgttcgtaaacatgtactttttaatcaacacaactatatattatattgtcaattGTTTCCTTACAttctattttcataattatgtcCATATTATAACTATACTCTTACACACGACTCAACATCGTTctaatatagatcatttttaaaccacacgttaaaaatgaaaataatataattcataatATAATTCATCTCAGACGTACAACGCACGGGTCTTAAGACCtcgttacaaagaaaaaaaaaagttttgaggTCGGACACCAACATCTACAACGtcaaatgttcaaaatttttgtattttgggtttcgtatgaaatattttgttgttattccttttttagtaagaaagattcgcatgtattaagtatgcgggatcatccataagatattttttttagccTTACATCactacttaattttttttgattaatcacgaaaagatcaacgtacttttccatttgtacacggttgcctatcatactttttattaatGAGGTTTacccatatactttttttttgtacacggtcaacccaaagttgaccggtttacctgtgatagtcggtaatattggtcaaccgtgtacaaaaaagaaaagtatgtgtgtaaacctcatcaataaaaaggtataatgggcaaccgtgtacaaatgggaaaatacgttggtcttcccgtgattaatcccaaTAATGAATTGGAGTGGCATCAAGAAACGGAAACAGGGAacaaagatagatagatataagaGTTAACGGAGACTTGACGTCAAAAACTGATAATAGGTTcccttattaggaattttgggtaaaaatgttatttttttttatgtattaatttatctaattaagtgaagttttatataatttattataaaatgcTTGAACATATTAAAacgaaatattttataatttgttttgcATCCACCTGTTCAATCATATGAAACATTTTCATTATCGATGCTAGAgcgatttttaattttgtggaTTCGACGAAAGTGGAGTGAAATAACGAAAGCTAGCGTATCATAATCGAGACCACGTGCTGCGGGGCTTGGGCCTATTAACAATATTTTCTACACCAAATAGCATGATATTCTACTTCATAAGTGTGTGACTGAGAAGTGAGAACAACTTCCCTTTAAATGTACACTACTAGTCTTCGTCAACTACAATTTAATTAATAGGGTGTGTTTTCCATTATCTTCTGTACGTCAAATGCTAGCTCTTCCATAAATTTGTGGGAATGAACATCCTGCGTGCACCTCTATCCTTCAAGGAGGCCTTCTTACATTCAACAATAATAGTCTTATTATTACTTGTTACACTTTTTTTAGCTCTATTTGTTAATTTCGGTTCTTGTGCTGAAGTGGAAGCCCTCCTAAGATGGAAAGCAAGCCTCTATACCCAAAACAATAACATTATTCTTCTACCTTCATGGAGAGAAGAAAATCCAAGCAACATTTCGGGTCAAAGAATGTTGCTGTCTCCATGCAACTGGTATGGTGTTTCATGCAATGATAATGGAAGCATAAACAGATTAAATCTTTCGTCATCTGGCTTAAGTGGTATGCTTGATCACTTCTCCTTCTCTGCTTTTCCAAATCTTGCTTATTTTAATCTCAGCGTCAACAACTTTTCTGGGAACATCCCACCTGAAATTCGTTATCTGTCtaaacttgttcatcttgaTTTTTCTTGTAATCAATTCTCTGGGATGATCCCACCGGTAATTGGACAGATGAGCAACCTCGTTATCCTTTACTTGTACAAAAATCAGTTGAATGGTTCAATTCCACCATCCATATGTCAGTTGAGGTCCCTTGCTGAGCTTGCTTTGAGTAAAAACCCGCTTTATGGTTCAATTCCTACATGTTTTGGTCAGATGTCGAATCTGAGTTATATTCGTctcaacaacaataatatttcTGGTTCCATTCCTTCTGAACTCGGAAATCTTACTAATCTAAGGGAGCTTTATTTGTACAACAATTTTCTCATTGGATCTATTCCAACAACTTTTGTCAATCTAAAGAAGCTAACCACCTTAAAACTTTCCAAGAATCGGTTGAATGGGTCCATCCCCACAGAACTGGGTACTCTGGCTTTACTTGAACGGCTTGAGCTACAATCCAACGCTATCAGTGGTCCTATTCCAAAAGAGTTGGGAAATTTGGTAGCCCTTTCTGAACTAAAGTTGAGTGAAAACCGACTCCATGGTTCAATCCCAGATTCATTCAGTAACCTACaaaatttggaaattttgaaTCTCAGGGCTAATCAATTTTCTGGTCCTATTCCACAAGAATTAGGGAAGCTGAAATTAGTTAAAATAGAAATGAGCTACAATAGTTTTACTGGTAGTTTACCTGATAATATCTGCCACGGAGGGAAACTTGAGAGACTAGCAGTCATTTATAACAAACTGACAGGTCAAATCCCCAAGAGCTTGTACAACTGTTCCAGCTTGATCCGACTACGGCTAGATGGAAACCAGCTCACTGGAGACGTGTCTGAGAGCTTTGGTATCTATCGGCACCTCAATTACATCAGTCTCACCGACAACATGGTTTATGGGGAGATCTTGGACAACTGGAGTAAATGCAACAACTTAACGGCGATGCAGATGGGAGGGAATCAAATCAGTGGTAAGATACCTGCGTCCCTTGGAAACTCTCTTCAACTAGAAGTACTTGATTTTTCTTCCAATGATTTGGTTGGAGAGATACCAAAAGTGCTTGGTAGATTGACTCGCTTGGGGATACTTGTTTTGAGCAATAACAAACTTTCTGGTGTCATACCTCCTGATCTAGGATTGCTAGTTGAACTCATGCGGCTAGATCTTTCCATGAATGTGTTGAACGGGTCCATTCCATCTTCACTTGAGAATTGCTCCAAATTATTCAGCATAAACTTGAGCAACAACAGATTTACTAATGAAATTCCAGTTCAAATAGGTAGATTGCAACAACTAAATATCCTTGATCTGAGTCTCAACTCACTCACCGGTGAAATACCTTCAGAAATATCTCGGCTAAGTAGTTTGACAAACCTCAATCTTTCACATAATAAACTTTCTGGTTATATTCCAAAGAGCTTGGAATCAGTGAATGCCTTCTGGAATATTGATCTATCATACAACCAATTAGAAGGTCCCATTCCCAATAGCAAAATCTTTAGTAATGTTTCTATAGAAGCATTGAAAGGGAACAAAGGTTTGTGTGGTCATGTTAGCGGACTGAAACCATGTGCATCAAGAAGGAAAGCATCGACCAGGAACCACAAACTTGCTTTCACGATTTCCCTTGCATTTCTTGGAGCTCTTCTACTCGGCGGTCTAATGGCAGTTTTTGCTTTTTGTAGTTGGAAATCGAAGAGAATGTCATCTCCACAAATGGTAGATGAAAATTATTATACTGAAGATTTTCTTTCAATTCCACCATTTGATGGTAGGGACACTTACAACGAAATCCTAAAGGTAACCAAAGAGTTTAACGAAGCATACTGCATCGGTAGAGGTGGGTCTGGAAGTGTCTACAGAGCGAAGTTAACATCTGGTGATACTGTAGCTGTAAAAAGGCTTCACCCGTATGCGTCATCTGAGTTAATCCATCGTACAGACTTTCTAAACGAGATCAGAGCGTTGACCAGAATACGCCACCGAAACATTGTAAAACTAATTGGTTACTGTTCACATGCTGAAAACTCGTTTTTGATTTACGAGTATCTTGAAGGGGGTAGTCTAGCTAGTATTTTGAGCAACAAAAGTGCTCAAAATTTAGATTGGACTATAAGGGTGAACATCATCAAAGGTATTGCATACGCTTTATCGTATATGCACCATGATTGTTCACCTCCTATCGTTCATCGAGACATATCAAGCAAAAATATTTTGCTTGATACAGATTATGAAGCTCATGTTTCGGATTTTGGTATATCAAAGATTTTGAACCAAGAATCTTCAAATTTTAGTCACTTAGCAGGAACATATGGATACCTTGCACCAGGTAATTCATTTTATGGCCATTAATGGATATACACAAATTTAGCCGTTGTATCCGTAAGAATTatgaatctttttttttttttgcagaacTTGCTTACACAATGAAGGTAACAGAAAAGTGTGATGTGTATAGCTTCGGGGTTCTAACGTTAGAAATCATAAAAGGAAAGCTACCAGGTGATCATACACTAATATCCCCACAGCACGAAATGGTTGACCTTACAGATTTGATAGATCAGCGTCTTCCGGTCCCACTCTCggatataaaaaaagttataacatcAATCTTGATTCTAGCACAAAGATGTGTTGATCCAAACCCCAACATAAGGCCTACAATGTATGATATTTCACATACAATTGAATCATTTCGTTACGACACTACAACAAACAGTTATAAGGTTGTGTAGTATTCTTCAGTTTTTGTAAGGATTAGTGGACGAAAATGTAAATAACTACAGACGAATGTATAAaatcttgttattatttttctattgATAGCACTCTTTGGGTAGTGGGTTTGTTTGACTTCTGAGCTAGCGGATCATTGACgtctttttatggatttaaaaGCCCCATTTCACCATTTGTGCAAGATAAACATTTTGTAAAATCTGAGGCTATTTTTAACACAACAAATTTTCAATTGCGGCCCTCCTAAAGTCCCAAATTATATACACCatcagacatatatatatacacaagttCGTATTTCGCAAAATTTAGTACACGATTTCGAAGTGGGGTATGTTCATTTGATCTATTTGTATATCATTTTGCAtatacatacatctatatatagatCTTCATATATGTTTCACATAATTTGTGTAAGTAAATCTTTATATGTTGGGTGTCAACCGAAAGTGCCCATCTCTTGTTCGACGAAATGCCAGTTAGATATACATTGATAGAGATGATAATTATGTGGTCACCGAAGTTGGTAtggcttaattatgtgcaagaAACGTTGTTATTTGGTATTTTCGGTACCTATGGCTAAGTCTTCTCTttgattacattttttttttgaagaacagtggtgattggactcagcggcatgcctcgTCATCGTCCGGTAGCTATCGACCACATCACCAGcgcagtcaatccgagggcatgactctATTTGATTACTGTGAGTGTACTAGCTACATTGATGTTCATGCCAATTGAATTCATTGAAAAGAAGGGCTAATTACAACAAAATGTATGCGACTTATCACGTATTCACGTATTGCTATTTTGTGTATCATTGTTCTCAACAGTCTTTTGTGTGTTGCGGTTCTTATATTCTTGTCGTTGTATCATGTATGGATCCGGCATCTTAATATTTATGAAACTTATGATGATGTAGTGACTTATATAGCTTCCGCATCATCAAAAGATCTTACAAAAATTGGTAAGAACTTAGACGAAAGACGGTATAAAGTTTGATACACACAATAGCAATACGTGATGGATTGGATACATTTTCATGCACTTGGCCTGAACTTAGAGTTTGCTATACACAAAAGGCTATTTGTAATATTGTTATCACATACCCATTTTGCTTTCAAAATTTTACTTGGCCTGGAATTCTATGTCAAACATAAGCTCTATATGAAACAACTTTATTTGTTATGTTTTCTTTGTTTCAACTCTGAATAATATTAGGTCATGACATAGTGAGTATTTGTTAGTGGTTGTGGATTGTATgcaggggcggtactaaagggggggcaagggggtccaatgcccccctccaaatttaaattttgtcatgtattttttaatttttcataaaattttaaaatattttttataagtttttaacattttgcccccttttagatttatttttcataagttttctaagtttgccccctttggaatttttttctggtaccgcctctAATTGTATgctcatatacatatatatatgatactgTTCTTGTTGGTCACTTCTTAACACTGTATAATAATAGTAGGATGTCTTTGTGTTTTCCTTCAACATCCCACAAGTTGTGGACGACTGTGGCTTTGTTCCTTGGCGGTGCATCCCCATTTGGCGGTGGTTTGTATCTTTCTTATGTACATGTTGCTCCTCAACGAGCTCGAATAAAAGCCCGGAATGATTATGTTAGGGATAGATTGAAAAAGAAGTATGGATATGACAAGTTCACTACTACCGATCCAAAATAATCCCGAAAGTTCACCATGCTGATATAGTCAAGTATGTTCTATTTTAAGCTGCTCATTGTAATTCAGATCCTGCTCAAAACAcgtgtttagtttttttatatagttttgtgtCATTTCATCGTATTACCTATAGCtgtatgttttatattgttaaTCATTGCAGATCGATCAATTCGACGACGAGTGCCTTTTTTGATCTATGATAGGTGATTCATCAAGCCAGGAAGAATGCATTGCTATCATTGTTCTAACCATTCATGTAAAAGATTTATGGGAAAGACTTGTGCCATACTTCTTACTTATAATGATTTTAGTGTAAACACATTTTATAGTGCAAAATGTTGTATCTCAGACTATATAATCGTAGTGCAAACACATTTTGTAGCCTCagaagtctttttttttttccacatataACTTAAATGAGGATGAGCTTCAAATCAAAGAGAAGTTATGATGATTTTagtgttttgatttttgacatTACATCACAATGCATTTGAAAAGCACAGATGAAGTCATGAATATGCTACAATGTCCTAAAACTAAATGCAACGTTTGTTTAGCTAATGTCAATTCTGCTCGTCGTTTCGATTCACATATGATTGTTCCCATACTTTAGGATACTCTTTTTAAATCGGTGAGGAACCTGTCAGCCAAAAAAAAGGTTCATAGAGTGTGCCGTGTAATGATTTGGAATGTCTGGAAATGGGAAAATATACTAGTTATCACATGGTTTTTCGAGAACCAAAAATGCAACCAAGATTCATTGTCAATACAAAACCAACATTGTATACTTTTGATAAAAGCTTTTTGCATACCTTGCAAGCATTAACGATGGATTTCATTatacttttaatcttttataaacaACAAAAGAATTTAATAAGATAACATATTTAATCTTTTATGATGCATTTCGTTTTTATTATATCACAAATAACACCGGGTACCAAAACATTTTGGACCAAGGGAGGTGTGTACAGCTTGAGACTATTCTGCACATAGGGGGACCAATTGTAGAGGATTTCCTTCACAAGATCCAGAAAAAACTCATAACATAGATGACCCACAATGTTATACCCGCTGGTAAATATTAGAGCTACTCTTGTCCAAACTCTCCATGCATCGTCTTTATATATTTCCAACTGTCTGTCTGTCTTATATTATACAAGAGCTCAGATACACTGATTTCTCTAGATTGCTAGACTAACCTTTTGGTAAAGAACGGATACTGACATTAAACCTTGTGTTAATGCATAGTCAATGAAGTTGCCTACAGTCTTAAAAGGAATAAAACATGTAAGTAAAAAAGAACTTTGCACGATTTTGTAGAATTTAAAGATTATGTAATTTCATTCAAAGGTACTGGAATATAAAAAGGGTATTAAAGCTTAAAAAACCTTGTGCATTCATAAACATAGCTTAACGAACAAATACATCAAAATTTTGGTTCCATgccttgaaaaagaaagaaaaatctatAGATTCTTGACTCGATGAGCTAGAAAACTTTAAGCAGCACCCTTCCCTTTCTTCTTCTGGAGCTTCTTCATGTAGAACTCAAGCTCCTTGCCCTCCAAGATGTATCTGCAAATAAATGATACAACCGAACATTAAAGAAAAAGAGCCCAAAAAAGCAACACGTGTAGAAAATATATACTACAATAAGGAACttgaataaaatttataaagttcTGACATTCTAGACATGATAATAGATATTTTATGACTGCTTGTATACTCATAAAACACTTCTGCAAGCATACCAGGCACTCAAGCAGAcactatttaatttataaaaagttcCAACAGTTAAGACAACATGTTTAAGTCCAAACAAAACTGAAAAATGTCAATTTGACAAGAACCCATTATCGTTATAAACCCACCTGAAAAATTCCCATTTTGACATGCACCGTTTCCGTTATGACCTACTACCCGACCAACCAAATTTGAAATAACTAATCATATCTTATGTATGCCTAACTAAACAAGGTCATCAAAGTCCAAAAGTTGGGTCTGAAGGACtggttaaaaaaacacataCCCATCAGCACGACCGCACTGGCCTGGGCGTGAAGAAATAGCTGCCAAAAGCCTTCCACTTGAAAACTGCTCTTCAACATGAGCATCAAGTTTGCGATCTTCTTGGCGTTTCTCCAATTTCCTCACAACATGATTACTCTTCTTTTCCTCTTCTGTAGCTCCGTCTACttcctacaaaaaaaaaagttaactatTGTCAAACTTTATCCTGAGTAACAAGCAACAAACTTTTTGTACTTTGTACCAAATcatcaaagttataaaaattttgCTTTAAGCCGGCCTTCCAAGTTAACAGGTTTAACATAGCCAGAGTTATCATAACATCAACTCAATTAGATATAATACGTATTTTGGTagcatttaatatataaaataaaactttgaagGTTTTACATGGCCAAAAACATTTCACCAAGTTGACTACATAACAAATGAGACATTTTGATTCACTTTATATGTAATGAGCCCATAAGGAAAAGCATACCTCTCCCTCTTTCTTGGTAGCAGTGACTGGAGCTTTTTTCTTGCGGCCGATATCAACACCATAGTGTTGAAGATACCATTGTTTAAAGGGTGCAGCATCAACCTGAACAATGGCACTCTTCACTAGAGTCTGAGTCCTGACCAACTCATTGTTTGAAGCATTGTAGACCACATCCAAGATACGGGTCTTCCGGGTAACAGCCTCACTACCCCATGAGAAGTTACCTGTGTCCAACCTCAATGCACGCCACTTAACATTACCACCACGAACTCGGACCCTTCTAACAGTCTTGTTGCTAGAAATTTTAGTGTTTGCTGGCTGTCTTCCCAACTCATACCTTAAAAAAACAGTTATATCAATAACATTGTTCGACACAAAGATTTAGAAATATTCAAACAACATAATAAAGGCTACAACATAACTATTCATATTATTCCAACAAAACCAAGGTACCATTCAATAAAGTGTATGCGAGTTCAAAGCTTTTTAATGCATGTCCATAAAccaatacaaataataaaagttacattCAACGGATCCATATGGTACGTGTCCAAAAAAATAACCGATTCGAATTACGCATTTGCGACAGCTAAAGATTGTAGAAAAGGTAAAATGCAAATATCATTATACAAGCTGATTTATCAGTTTATAGCtccactaaaaaaaaatttacgaGAGCTCCGAGGAAATAATACAAGACAATTTAGTAACCAATAGACCTTAAAACACAACAAGCAGACCGATAAATATGTAGATCGattaccaaaaaataaaaaattaccaGACCAACCGAGGAACTCAATACACATCAACATGATCATAACCAAAAGATCAGAAACTAGATACATACAAGATATATATACGCATATgcaaaaagtaaatatttttaattcaaacttACATCTAGTAGcattaaagaaaaagttaaacATTTCTCATAgctaaacaaacacatttaatAATCTAAAGCTTATATAAATAGACACACATatatgatgataaaaaaaaatcataaatgtatatggatagatagatatataaatgtatatgtacAGATATAAAAAATGGGAAAAGAGAGAGAGGGTATACTTTCGCTTCTTTCTCCAGGCCTTCTTTTTGCCACCAGTGGCACGCCTTTTGTGCATAGAGTCACGAGAGATACCCATCTTGATGTTTCCAACAGATCAGATGAGATAGAATGCCGCTGCTCCTTCCTGAGCtcggtgtgtgtgtgtgtatcttTGTGTGATAAAGAAcacaagaaaaccaaaaaaaaaattagggtttggagaGTGGGTTTAAAAGTAAGAGAGGCTGGCTACTCTAAAACCCTAGAATCCATTCATTCTAATTGGATTTTTGTATCCACAAAGCCCATTGAATTTTAGCCCAATCCGCAAACCTCGCCCCACAGGCCCACAATAGCATCTTTTATTCTCTACTAGCATACTAcaaaaactagattattacATTACCCGCGACATAAGcggaaaacatatataactaatgaaatgttaaatttttattaatcgtTTCCATTCTTATTGTTTGTACTCCGGACCTTGGTCTTAGAACGGGGAGGATGAGGGCTTTATGATTGTATGTTGGCGATTCCTTTTCGGTAGGAGTTTGTCTCCCTTGTACGCCAACTATGTGTAGTATGTGTGTTGAAAGTGTAGAGAATGATCTCTATTGCGTATATCGTGTCCCTATTTATAGGGTAAATGTATCTTGTCCTCCAAGTAGGGTTTTTCCCTATTAAAATAGATTTGTTGCCTTCTTTTGAGGAGATTCGTAGTTATCCGTGTAACCAACTGTATTGGAGATAAATGCAGATCTTTATATTGGGAGAATGTATATCCTTTCCATAATTATCGGATCCAAGGTAGTCTTCGTGTAGGCTCCGTAGTGAAGTTGCGTATAGGCTCCGTAGTGAGGCTGGGTGGGTAACACCAACACTTATCATTCATCTTCTTcctatctttaaaaaaaatcatgttcaTATATCTTtacaaaaaatagttttttttgtataactttgattttatttttgttatttagttCATGCTTGTTCATTatttaactagattattttcccacATAATACACGAAATAAGCGtgttaagtttttataataGCATATAAtcagtattaataataataaaaaacattttaatataatgtaataatgttattttcaaaaaaaacatatctttttattttataaaaaaaaaaattaaatatcaaattactAATTTAAACTACCATAGATATCTATTCGATAAATCAACATTATTATTACAATGACCAAACTACACAAGTCAATAAATATTACCTCatctatttttaaataatattcataaaagaaaacaaataaaatggtagaaatatataatcattataTTTGTAAAACTAAAGAAACATAACAATACAAAAGACAAGAATATAGAAAGAATGGTGAAAGTTATCTTTTATTCATCTCATAagaggtatatatatagtacaacaATAGAGTATTCTTCAAGAAATTAATCTTCTAATAAAACTCTATGATCTCCAATGATATCTATTAAAGGACATGGACATCCATtccatatttatctataatactcCCCCTTGGATGTCCATCGATTAAAGAcattatgcctcgttaaaaccttactagaTAAAACCCAATGGGAAAAAATTCTAGTGAAGggaaaagagtacataattctTTGATACGTTTGGGAatgttgcctcattaaaaaccttgacaggaaaacccaatgggacaaagtcttgctcaagggaaaaagagtgcaacgcgtATCTTCCCGCCctcatgatcacatcacttATAATACTTATCAATCCCAAACATATTCGATGTTTGACATATTAAGTGTCTGAATAAAATAAATCTCTTTGTTTCAATTTCAGTGCTACAGTGACACTTTCAACTCAACATTGTGATCATTATCTTTAAAGTCAAAAGGGGCATTACAGTATCATTTGACCTCATAAGCATGAACGCCATTTATCCCTAAGATTCCATAAACAAGACAAACATTGTCTTCTATTTCACATTTAATTATTCAATCATCACTAAACACTCACTCAGAGTCCTTtaatattcaaattattaaaatacatgaaacttatatcatatttatatccggatttctttataagtttcaaactCTATTCTCGAGAACTTTTCACACGTGATTCAAACATTCTAAATC
This genomic window contains:
- the LOC122600580 gene encoding MDIS1-interacting receptor like kinase 2-like produces the protein MIPPVIGQMSNLVILYLYKNQLNGSIPPSICQLRSLAELALSKNPLYGSIPTCFGQMSNLSYIRLNNNNISGSIPSELGNLTNLRELYLYNNFLIGSIPTTFVNLKKLTTLKLSKNRLNGSIPTELGTLALLERLELQSNAISGPIPKELGNLVALSELKLSENRLHGSIPDSFSNLQNLEILNLRANQFSGPIPQELGKLKLVKIEMSYNSFTGSLPDNICHGGKLERLAVIYNKLTGQIPKSLYNCSSLIRLRLDGNQLTGDVSESFGIYRHLNYISLTDNMVYGEILDNWSKCNNLTAMQMGGNQISGKIPASLGNSLQLEVLDFSSNDLVGEIPKVLGRLTRLGILVLSNNKLSGVIPPDLGLLVELMRLDLSMNVLNGSIPSSLENCSKLFSINLSNNRFTNEIPVQIGRLQQLNILDLSLNSLTGEIPSEISRLSSLTNLNLSHNKLSGYIPKSLESVNAFWNIDLSYNQLEGPIPNSKIFSNVSIEALKGNKGLCGHVSGLKPCASRRKASTRNHKLAFTISLAFLGALLLGGLMAVFAFCSWKSKRMSSPQMVDENYYTEDFLSIPPFDGRDTYNEILKVTKEFNEAYCIGRGGSGSVYRAKLTSGDTVAVKRLHPYASSELIHRTDFLNEIRALTRIRHRNIVKLIGYCSHAENSFLIYEYLEGGSLASILSNKSAQNLDWTIRVNIIKGIAYALSYMHHDCSPPIVHRDISSKNILLDTDYEAHVSDFGISKILNQESSNFSHLAGTYGYLAPELAYTMKVTEKCDVYSFGVLTLEIIKGKLPGDHTLISPQHEMVDLTDLIDQRLPVPLSDIKKVITSILILAQRCVDPNPNIRPTMYDISHTIESFRYDTTTNSYKW
- the LOC122599433 gene encoding 40S ribosomal protein S8 codes for the protein MGISRDSMHKRRATGGKKKAWRKKRKYELGRQPANTKISSNKTVRRVRVRGGNVKWRALRLDTGNFSWGSEAVTRKTRILDVVYNASNNELVRTQTLVKSAIVQVDAAPFKQWYLQHYGVDIGRKKKAPVTATKKEGEEVDGATEEEKKSNHVVRKLEKRQEDRKLDAHVEEQFSSGRLLAAISSRPGQCGRADGYILEGKELEFYMKKLQKKKGKGAA